Below is a genomic region from Candidatus Binatus sp..
TAGGCAGTCGCGCCACTCGGCGTACTCCCGACGGTCGAGCTACTCGCGCGCTCTTCTGGCGCCAAGGGCCGTGGGTTCAGTTCTTTCAGCGCCGGCAGCACCTCTTTCGCAAAAAGACGCATGCTCTTTTCCGCCATGGCCATGGGCATCGCGCCGTACTTGAAGATGAACATTATCTCGTCAGTGCCGAACGCTTGAGCGAGCTCGGTCGCTCGCGCAATCGTCTGCGCAGGCGTGCCCCAAGGATGACTGTTGAAGAAGCCGCGCGTGAACGGCGAGGGATCCTTGCGCAGCGCATCCGATTGCGCGCCGTACGCCTCGTAGCCCTTGATGCTCTTCAGATGTGTGCCGAGCAGCTCGTAGTGACGCAGCGCCGAATTGGCGTACTCCACCATGTATTGCTCCGCTCCGGCCTGGGCCTCGCTGGTCGTCTCGGCCACATAGGTCCATAGCGCGAGCTTGGTGTGGCTCGGTGCGTAGCCGGCGTCTCGGCGCAGCGCAGCATAACGGCGCATGTTCGCCAGCGCTATATCCAGGCTCGTGGTTGGGATGGTCAGCGGTCTCACGCCGTGCTTTGCGATTATCTCCACCGTCTGCTCGGTGCCACCCGCGCACCAGAGGTTAACGCTGAGGTCGCGCTCCGGTTGGGGCCGCAGCCGCAGGCCGTGGATCTTGTAGAACTCGCCGTCGAAATCGCACTGCCCGGTGGCCAACAGTTGTGTGAGCACCTGCAGCGACTCGTCGAACCGACCCCGGGCTTCGTTCTGATCGACGCCCAGCCCTGCGTATTCGCGGCGCCCCAGCCCCCGGCCGACGCCGCAGATCACGTTGCGGCCCGCCCCGAGGAACGCGTCGAGCATGTTGACGTCTTCGGCGACGCGCACCGGATTGTGCCACGGCAGCACCGTGACCATCGTTCCGAGGTCCACATGCTTGGTAATGCCGGCGATATAGGTGAGGTACTGCAGCGGGTTCGTCACCATCGTGTACGGCGTGAAATGGTGCTCGATGGTCCAGACCGAATCGAAACCGAGAGCGTCGGCCATGCGGGCGATGCCGATTTCCTCATTGAAGATCTCGCGGTCAGACCGTACCGCGCGCTTGGCCACGGACTTGCCCTGTTCCTCCGCTTCGTAGCGGTCCCAGTCGCCGTAATTCTGATTGAAGATGGTTGCCCCGATGCGCATTTGTTCTCTCCTTCGCGATTGGTGGCGGGCGGTTATCCGACCGCCACGTTAAATTCAGTTAGATGAGCCTCATTCTGCGCGCTCGCTCTAACTTCGCCGAGCGTGTCGCGCACCAGAGTTTGCACGAAGCGTTCGATCCGCGAGCTGGGCATATTCGCCACTTTCATCTGGACGAGCACGTAGCCGGTCGCCGCGATCACGCGCGCGTCGTCCTCGGCGTCGGGGTCACGCTGGCTCCCGGTTTCCATTCGCCAGCGCCGAATCGTTCGCGCGATCGTGGCGATAACCTTCTCCTGGAACTGCAGATAAAGCGGCCACACCTCGTCGCGCAGTGCGGTGCTCCATTCGAGCAGCACGCGCGTATAGTCAGGATGCGTTGCAACGGTATCGGCGAAGGCGCGGGTGTGCTCCAGGATGATCTCCGGCGCAGGGCGATGCTGGTCGTGGATGGTTTCGGCCATCTCGGTGAAGAAGCGCGCGACTTCCTCGAGGACCTCGCGCACCAGCGCCTCATGTGTCGGGAAATAACAGAACACCGTGGGAACGGAGACCTTGGCTTCGCGCGCGATCTCGGAATGACGCGCGCCGCCCAAACCTCTGCGGGCGAACACGCGGATGGCGCATTCGAGCAGGAGGGTCCGGCGCTCGGGCCGCTCAAGAGGACGTGCCCGGCGCCGTTTGGCAATCGTCTTCGGCATCAAGCACAGAGTTACTAATGATTGAGCGTTTTGTCAATGGTCATTGACAATATTGTCAATGAAGCCTTTGCCCGCTTTCAAGTTGGTGCATCCCCGACGCCTCGATATTCTCGCGCGTCCATTCCGCGTTTGGCGGGAGCCAGAGCGCGACGCCCTCGAGCGCATCCTCGGTCGCATGAACTTCGCCCGCACCATGAAAGCAGTACGATGGTGAACCGCGCTCCGCTCAATCGGCGCACGACCCCGCGAGACTGCATACCGCGACGCTTCTCCGTCCCTCGCGAAGATCATTGCGGTCGAACCCGTTGGTCAGATAGCCGAACGATATTCCGGTCGCCGGATCGGCCCATCCGATCTGCCCGCCGAAGCCCGGATGGCCGAACGCCTCGGGTGAGTTCGTGCGTCCGAAGCCGCGCAAATTCGCTTTGCCGTCGCCGCCCGCGATCACGATGCCGAGTGCGCGATTCGCCGTGATACCGCGCGCCGGATCGATCAAATCACCGCTGCGGATGCGCCGCGCTTCGCGCAGCATCTCGGATTGCCAGATACGGGCGCCGTCATGTGCTTTGCCGTCGTTGAGCAATGCCTGGTAGAAGAGCGCGATATCGCCCGCCGTCGTCATCAAGCCCCCAGCCGGAAAATCCATCTCGCGCAGTTCCGCTTCGTTCATTTCCAGCACCGCGTCTTCACTGATGGAACCGAGGTTGGCGCGCGGAGGGGTCACGCCGAGCTTCCGATACTCCTCGTCCTTGGCGGCTTCGCCGACCCATTTCACGTCGGCCATCCTATGTTGGATCGGACGCGGCAGTCCGATTCTCAGATCGGGCAACCCGAGCGGTTCCGCGATTCGTTCGCGCACGAACTCGCCGAGGTGCTTGCCCGTGATGCGCTCGATCGCCTCCGCGATCGGCCAATAGTTCGCATGGATGTGATAGAAGAACTTCTCGCCCGGCGTATTCACCGGACGCCACTGCGCGAAGCGCTCGAGCCGGCGTTTGCGATCGCCCCAATCTTTGAAGGAGCCCGGCGCAGTGGGAATACCGGCCGTGTGAATCAGCAGATGCTCGACGGTCGTCGTCTCCTTGCCGTTGGTCCCGTACTCAGGCACGTACTTGACGATCTTGTCGGCGGGATCGATTTTTCCTTCCTGGATGAGAAGCCAGAG
It encodes:
- a CDS encoding LLM class flavin-dependent oxidoreductase is translated as MRIGATIFNQNYGDWDRYEAEEQGKSVAKRAVRSDREIFNEEIGIARMADALGFDSVWTIEHHFTPYTMVTNPLQYLTYIAGITKHVDLGTMVTVLPWHNPVRVAEDVNMLDAFLGAGRNVICGVGRGLGRREYAGLGVDQNEARGRFDESLQVLTQLLATGQCDFDGEFYKIHGLRLRPQPERDLSVNLWCAGGTEQTVEIIAKHGVRPLTIPTTSLDIALANMRRYAALRRDAGYAPSHTKLALWTYVAETTSEAQAGAEQYMVEYANSALRHYELLGTHLKSIKGYEAYGAQSDALRKDPSPFTRGFFNSHPWGTPAQTIARATELAQAFGTDEIMFIFKYGAMPMAMAEKSMRLFAKEVLPALKELNPRPLAPEERASSSTVGSTPSGATA
- a CDS encoding TetR/AcrR family transcriptional regulator: MPKTIAKRRRARPLERPERRTLLLECAIRVFARRGLGGARHSEIAREAKVSVPTVFCYFPTHEALVREVLEEVARFFTEMAETIHDQHRPAPEIILEHTRAFADTVATHPDYTRVLLEWSTALRDEVWPLYLQFQEKVIATIARTIRRWRMETGSQRDPDAEDDARVIAATGYVLVQMKVANMPSSRIERFVQTLVRDTLGEVRASAQNEAHLTEFNVAVG
- a CDS encoding serine hydrolase, with the protein product MLAEKFLADSAAQVGLNPDKVQALMDRAERDVKDGVLPACQVAIARHGKIAAMKTFGRAIQGGVEKPANDETVFVAMSATKAITSSALWLLIQEGKIDPADKIVKYVPEYGTNGKETTTVEHLLIHTAGIPTAPGSFKDWGDRKRRLERFAQWRPVNTPGEKFFYHIHANYWPIAEAIERITGKHLGEFVRERIAEPLGLPDLRIGLPRPIQHRMADVKWVGEAAKDEEYRKLGVTPPRANLGSISEDAVLEMNEAELREMDFPAGGLMTTAGDIALFYQALLNDGKAHDGARIWQSEMLREARRIRSGDLIDPARGITANRALGIVIAGGDGKANLRGFGRTNSPEAFGHPGFGGQIGWADPATGISFGYLTNGFDRNDLREGRRSVAVCSLAGSCAD